The region ACAACCAAAAATTCCTCCCCTGCCCCTGCCCCATAAAAGCTCCACTGTTCGGCCGAGAGTTAATTGAAAAGTGAGTTGGATTGACGGGAAGAGTCGAGATAAAATTATGATTAACCATAATAAAGCCTGCATAGTCGGATCGAACCGTGCGGATTGGGTACGGATTGGCCGCCAGGTTGTTGTGCAACCGTGCGAACCCGGAGAGtttgtgagagagaaagagagcaactAGCGAGCTCGCGAAACATAATTGATAATAAACGTTTCGTAATATTATCCTTCAGGATCCGGGGAACAGATCCTGCACGGAGCCAGAGCGGTTCATTTTCGACTCATTGATTCGGCATCGCCCGGTCGTCGCCCGGTGGCAACTCGCGGCGAGTTACCATCCAGCCAGGCCTATAATTTGCAGCAATTTAAATAATTCTAAACAATATCATTTTGGCGCCGCTAAATGCACGCCCGCTGATAAGGGCTAATTGTGATGAGGATAATGCGGGGCGCGATCTGCGCTTCGGCGGTGAAATGCGCTTCCAGCAATTTGTTCTCACTGATCTTGCGGTCCGAAAGGTGAAGATCGAACTCGTGTTTGTCTCCAGAAACGTATGAATTGCGTGGAGCTCACAACAGACCGCGGACAGTTTCTGGGGCCCCCGGGAAAAAATGCGAACATTGTTCTGCGTTCCAGGAAAACCAAAGAATGGAGCCGGATTGTCGGATGAAATCGTAAATCATCGTCTAAAGTGCAGTCTAATCGAAAGCAACGTGAAGCAATCGTCTCTTAGATAGCCTTTGGTTTTATGTGCTCCCTTCTGGCTGGCCGCTTTATGACGCCATTTTGGTTATTTTCGCGCCGACCGCGCACACCATTCAAGCTCACCCAGCTCGCTGAAGCAGGAGGTGGAGGTCACACGGCCAAAGGCTTTCCATTAACACAGGCGAACGATAaggattaatttaatttttccatACTTTAAAACCGGCATAAAGATAAACAACACACTTACTCGTACCGCTCTCGTACgctctgttcgttcgttcgtccggaCCGGTTGGCGGGATTGTGTATGCGATGGCCAGAGGTTTGGGGGCAGTCTTGCGAGACACGTCTCGGTACACACTCCTTTAATTTCTTCTCGGAACAACATAAACCGGACCGTGCGGACCGACCGCCCAATCCCCGGGCCCGTGAGCCTGTGTCGAACGAAATGTCGGCGTAATTACGTTAATGGTCGAGCGAGCCGTCATAATATCGCCATTTGCATCAAACCCGTTCCCGGCCCCAGCCCGGTCCCTGTAGCGGTCAAGGTGCCGGGGCAGCGTGGTTCATGAAATTGTAAAATGAATCCCTCCCTGCTCTGCTCCCTTGGGAACCTGTGCCGATAATGGGGACAGTCCGAAGACGTGCCGAGAGAACGAGTTGCTGCACGGGTGGAAAGCACTCCGGAACCCTCCGGAGTGGAGCTGGCTCCTCCAAAATGACGCCATTTTTGCAAGGTTTCCGCTCTCGAGAACGctaatgaatgaatgattcATTTCGATTAATTACGAGAACGATCTCGTTCTTGAGCGGCAGGTTCGTCGGGATTTTCTGCACGAGAGGATCGAATCGAAGTCATCATACACCGGCCTGAATACCGGTACAAGGCTACAGCCATGATTAACCGGTTCCGGAACGCGAGTGCAACTGATTTAACGTGCTGTATACTTCCTGTCGCGTTTCCTTCCACCACTCCCAACCCCGCAATCCATCTTGAAAGGCAGATAATCTTTAGAAAACCAGATAATCTTTATGAAATGGTATCGTGGTGTCAGGATACTTGCAGCAAAggagaaagttttcctttctaTATTctaatgcaaaatgcaaatcagGGACAAAATGTGGCAACAACTTTAAaaactatttattttttcaataagTGGTTGAAAAACGTCACTTTATTTGATTATTATGCGTAAACCATAAGTAAGTCAATCAATTAGTATTAGTAAATAGTCCGTGCATTTTCGCATCTTCATCAATTCGTACAAATGATATGATATTGCCAAAGCGTTTGCTTTCCAGGTCCCTATGGTCACTACCACTAGTTACAATTGCGTGGGTAGTGCAAGTGCCTCTGACGATTCAAAACAGATTTATTCGATGAAAAGATTACTTTCAATAAAACATTTGCAGTAAAACTCCATCACTTCACGATCTTACCGCGTGCTTTACGACATACccggtagagaatgaccgttCGAAGGGGTACCAATGTATTAtcttcattgtttttattgctttttaatggattttgttgtaattttgaaacaaaaacacgttgTCAATGCTCTTAAACCCAACGAAGGGTTAAAattgtttgcgtttgcaaatgatttcaaGCAAAATGGTTTCAAGCAAATCTTGCGTTTCACTCTCGCgcgtgagagcgagcgagaaggagaaaaaaggtgGAGCTAACAAATCAAAATGGCGGCGCTGCTCGCTGATTGGTCGGCTGTGACGTCACGGGCGAAAATGGCTGGCGAAAAATTGTGTCGACTTTGTCGTCTTGAATTTTCCGGAGTCGTTAAGAAATGCACCGGAACTGTTGAGTAAGTTCAGTCCTTTTATGCAAATTAgaactcaattttgcaccggTGAGTTTGGTTTATTGCTTCTTGCGGTTAACAAAACTTGTACCATAAAATCAAGCACATCATTCGTAGTTCCTTCCCTCGTAGGAACCATTTAGTAGCCAGCGTACGACCGGTCACCGTTTTCTAGAACAACGTCGACAGCTGGTGTCAGGAAAGGCAGTCCTTCTCGTGCCGTGGAAACTGGGGCATCGGCAGGTCCTTGGCGAAGCACTTGCAATTGCACGACGTCACCGGGCACTCGGTGTTTTGGTTGAACCACTCGGTCAGATGTTCGGTATGGCCACCGTGGCGGCACGTCTGGCACCAGCTGAACCACTTGGAGAACGGTTTCGACTGCCAACCGATCTGGCCCTGCATTGCCTGGCTCTGCGAGatggccgccatcgtcgtgccCATGTGCAGCAGACACAGGGCACATCGGGGCAGTGGTTTGCGGCAGTGCGGACAGGAGGATAGCTTGTGCATGCTCGTAGCATTACCGCGTAGCCGGGCGTCCTCTTGCAGCGCCATCGACACATTTTTGCCACAGAAATTGCACAACAGAAACACGGATCGGGAGCTGCGTGGCGGTGTCCGTATGCCACCGAGCGTAATGTCTAGCAGAGCCCGTTGCTCCCACAGTCCCCAGACATCGAGCATATCGCGATAGGTTGCCACCCAGTGCTGCACCCGATAGTCGCCGAGGTACTCCGAGGTGAGGAACCGGGCTGCGATCAGTGCGACCGTTTGTACGTCTTCCGTGCGATCGAGATGACTTTGCAGCAGATTGATCCCATCGTTCGAGGCACCCGTTAACAGCAATCCGTTCAGATCACCCGTCTCGATACAGTTCGCGACCATGCCCTTGGTGTACTCGGCCAGCTTGACGTCCGACAGGAAGTTACAGGCGAACGCCATCCGATCGCTCAGGGAAATCTGCGTCTCGTTCGTCACCGTCTCGAAGCCTTCCTTTTCGTGGGCCAGAAACGAAAACATACACCTCAGATAAGGGTCGTCGATCTGGGTACGAGCTGCACCACACTGTTTGCGCCACAGTTCCGAGCGCTCGGCCGAAAAGCCGGACAGTGCGATGGCAGCAACGCGTAGCAACGAGCTAGGATCGGCTGCCTGATCCTGTGCCCCTCGGCCGAGGATATCGATGGCCAAGCGGAcacgaaaatgaaagcaaGCCAACAGTGCCGCCCTGGTGTATTCACGCTTCGCACAAAGCTCGTCCAAGAACGCGGTCAGGGTCGCTTCTTTATCGCGCTCGAAACTCCATCCACATAGCAGCTGGGCCTGATCGCGCTGTTCGCTCCGATAGACCACCAACCCACTGCACATGCTAAAATCGATCCACTTTGTGTTGACCGGTTCGGACGGATCCATCGGTGGACCATCCGGTGTGGCACTGCTGACACCGAGGATGGACTTTAATCCCTGCCTCCGGTCAGCCTTCACCAGGTGGCCCAACATACGCCATACCGATTGCAGCCCATCGTTCTTCTCTACCAAATCACCATTGCGCTGTAGCTCCGACATCAGCCCGTAGTTCTTTAGCGCCCGATGGTGCATCGTTTCCGCAATGTCCTCTTCACTGCTGTCCATGTTCCACTGGTTCAGCGAATCGGTTGGCGTGGAGGAACGCGTTGGAGTGGCAAACTGACGCAGATCGTTCCCATTGTTACCGAacagattgttgttgttatccCACGAGACGGCCACACGCTGTGGGATGCGATAGTCACAGATTGTGCCCACGCTCGATAGTGCCAGCATTCGCTCGAGATCGTACGGATGCCAGGAGAGGTGTGACATCGAGGGGATGCGACTCGTCGTGAGTGTGGTGGCCGTCGTTTGGAACGGAGACACGAAACGTTTCACCGAATGCGGTTCACCACCGTCCATCTCCGTGCCGGGCCAATGCAGATCGATCAGATTGATTAGCGGTGAGTCACGCTGAAGCGTGGACAACACTGACGATCGTGTCGGGCACCAAGCGAGTTGGCTAATGTTCTTCTGCATCTGTATCTGGCTGATTGGTTTCTCGAGCGAACGGAGATCCCACAGGGTGATTATGTTCTCCACGTAGCTGGCCAAATAGCGTCCGTTGGGTGCCACGCAAACACCATTCACTGTGCGCGTATTGGCCACCGTTGTGATTGGAGGGTTTTctgcaaaaatcaattaataaaTCATTCACTCGTGTTGCCACTTTCAGTGTCCATCCATGACTTACGTCGGAAATCCATCATCTTAATGTACTTATGGCTCATGCCGGCAATCAACACCTGTGGGAAGGTTTTGTCCCAACAGACGGAATGTGCCGTCTCGGACAATCCAATCATGCTCACGATCGCTGCAAATAACGAAATCGTGAGTGTCTTCGCCCCCGAGGCCTGAGAGACCGATAGCATCTTACACGATTGATTCGGGACACCACGCTCCGTGTCCCAAATGGTGATGCAGTTGTCCGATCGATTCCGGTCGTGGCCCATCGCAAGGAAGTTTGGCTCCAGTTCACTCCACGCGATGCACATACATGCTCGCGATACTCGGGGTGCTGCATGGAAGCGAGAGCAAAAACAGGCATTAAAATTCCTTAATTCCGACGGCGACCTCTTCTATTGACTGCTCACTGAATTCCACATTATTTTCGGCGGCAAAGTTGCAAAGGGCCACCTTCCCATTGGGTAATCCGGCAGCAAAGTAAATGTCGCCTCCACCGTGATAAGACGGAGCGACCGTGCGGACAAACTGATACCGCGTCTCGAAGGCGATAAGGGAAGCTGTGCTGTTTTTCGAGATGTCCAGGTTGATATCTGCCGGAGAACGTGGGGAACGTGATGAGAAAAGTTCCGGCCATCAGCGCAGTTGCCGAATCAGCCACGCCACAAAACTTACTTGACTTTTCTCCATGATCGACGACGTCGTGCCTAACCTGATAAAGGTTGATCTCTGAGCTGGCGGCCGTGAGGAAGCGGTCCGTGTATTTTGGGAACCAGTGGAGTTCAACGACCGTTTGGCTCATGCTGCGGATTTCTTTTTAGCTTTTCAACAACAGGATCCAACTTGCGGGTATCCTGCCACCGAAAGAACGTAAATTCCTCTTCAATGAGGAGCTTCCTTGGTCTTCGCAAGCTACTTTCAAGATGTAGGCCTCTGCTATCTTAGGGGCCAGATGAAAGTTGAACCGATTTGGGATGGTATTCGTAAACTTAGTTGCTGAACCTTGCCGGTATGCTGGCTGAAAGGAAAATTCGATCGTTAGTACAACAGATTCTTGCAGTAACAGGAACCTTTCTACTTGCCGGTGCGGTTTTCGATGGTTTCCTTTGTAGACCACACGGATCTCTGCCGCAGATTTCAGTGCTCTCTACAGTTGATTGTGAGTCGGTTGATTGGTTTCCACGGCGTACCAAAAGGATTTAGAATCATGTTACGCGGTCTCAGATTCGTTGTGTTTTGTATCTTCCGCGTTGCGGTTCTCCCAGTTTTTCACACTATTCCGACCCATCAACGGGAACAACGGAGGGAGCTGGGAAACGACTTGAATTCACTCTTATCACCTTTATCGTGATGTTGTTCTTTGGCCGATGTGTCCttctggttgatgatgatggaagttCCGGCGAGGGTTGAGCAGCCGCGCCTCTCTGGCACTCCGGGCCGGAGCACTTGATGAAGGTTCTCCGGGTGGGTTGCTCCTGCCGATTGTTCCTTTCCAGTTCCGGCGAGGGAGTGAAGATTGTTATCCGGTTCTGGCTGGAAGCGATAGCGGTATGAAGTCCTTTCGTGTtgaggttgttgttttggttttgacGGCCGCCATACCCAGATAGCCGCCGCTGACACCTCGTACCCATCATCCGCGAATGCTCAACGTTGTCGTAACTTTTCAAACTCCGGACAGGAAAtccgttttccaatttccaccTTCGAATTGCATTTTCCGTGTTAATTACCCCCGATAAACACACAGTATATTgcgaaaatttcaatttcttttatTGCGTTCTCTTACAATAAGTACTGCTATAATTACAACAAGAGCTAAGAACCTTCAACAAACGAGTCTTTTCCtgccttttctttttacaCTCTCCAGCTGCACTCGGCTCATTCGTCACAAAAAGATCCATTCGATTTAAAAAGTAGTTAAACGGGCAGAAAATTCGAACGCTATCCCTTCTTGACCATTTTCACTATCAGGCACGTTAAAGTTGGCAAAAGGTTTGAGTTCAAATTGATTCCGAGTCTCGGCAGCGTGCACCCACCCTGGCCTGGCAGCCGTTACGATGAGCCTTGATGATCCCTACCCTGACTAGCTAAAGCAACGCCTAAATGCAATCATCGGTGTGTCTGACTTTGAAAGCGGTTTTGTGAAGAGAACTGGCCCATGCGGCCCATGCGTGCCCAGCGAATGTCGCGAGTGCTATCCATCTaatcttttccccttttccagcCGAAGAGTGCAATGTCGAGTGACGAAATCCTTTACACAGCTTATCATCCGAAGAGACCATCTGACGAGTTTTACATGAGAGCGTATAAATAGAAAATTCAGTCCACTTTTTTCGAGCCCACggtctctggtctggttggcACTTCCGGTTCTGGCGCGTTTTCTCTTGGTGCCTGTGGCTTAGCGGCACTGTCACTATCGCTGTCCGGCTGATCGATCCCCTGCTGCTCACTCTCATCGCCCACTTCGGCCGTTGATAATCCCGTCTGCAGTTGCCGCGCTTCCGCGTTTTGAAGCTCCAACTCAGACTCAACTGATGCGAAACCAAGGGAAAGAGAACGTCGATTGAAGGTAAACTTCCTTTCAAACAGTACTCCATTACTTACCGGG is a window of Anopheles aquasalis chromosome 2, idAnoAquaMG_Q_19, whole genome shotgun sequence DNA encoding:
- the LOC126580415 gene encoding GATOR complex protein MIOS, which produces MSQTVVELHWFPKYTDRFLTAASSEINLYQVRHDVVDHGEKSNINLDISKNSTASLIAFETRYQFVRTVAPSYHGGGDIYFAAGLPNGKVALCNFAAENNVEFTPRVSRACMCIAWSELEPNFLAMGHDRNRSDNCITIWDTERGVPNQSSIVSMIGLSETAHSVCWDKTFPQVLIAGMSHKYIKMMDFRQNPPITTVANTRTVNGVCVAPNGRYLASYVENIITLWDLRSLEKPISQIQMQKNISQLAWCPTRSSVLSTLQRDSPLINLIDLHWPGTEMDGGEPHSVKRFVSPFQTTATTLTTSRIPSMSHLSWHPYDLERMLALSSVGTICDYRIPQRVAVSWDNNNNLFGNNGNDLRQFATPTRSSTPTDSLNQWNMDSSEEDIAETMHHRALKNYGLMSELQRNGDLVEKNDGLQSVWRMLGHLVKADRRQGLKSILGVSSATPDGPPMDPSEPVNTKWIDFSMCSGLVVYRSEQRDQAQLLCGWSFERDKEATLTAFLDELCAKREYTRAALLACFHFRVRLAIDILGRGAQDQAADPSSLLRVAAIALSGFSAERSELWRKQCGAARTQIDDPYLRCMFSFLAHEKEGFETVTNETQISLSDRMAFACNFLSDVKLAEYTKGMVANCIETGDLNGLLLTGASNDGINLLQSHLDRTEDVQTVALIAARFLTSEYLGDYRVQHWVATYRDMLDVWGLWEQRALLDITLGGIRTPPRSSRSVFLLCNFCGKNVSMALQEDARLRGNATSMHKLSSCPHCRKPLPRCALCLLHMGTTMAAISQSQAMQGQIGWQSKPFSKWFSWCQTCRHGGHTEHLTEWFNQNTECPVTSCNCKCFAKDLPMPQFPRHEKDCLS